A window of Mercenaria mercenaria strain notata chromosome 16, MADL_Memer_1, whole genome shotgun sequence contains these coding sequences:
- the LOC128545854 gene encoding N-acetylglucosamine-1-phosphodiester alpha-N-acetylglucosaminidase-like translates to MRVFLVAVLVALAVYVSGEHCGDNHDCHDHGITHCGGNTHVVCHEHMCECTDGGAGGQSCTTQADCNCGHHGHCVDGTCHCAGN, encoded by the exons ATGAGAGTATTCCTCGTAGCCGTTCTAGTCGCGCTGGCCG TGTACGTAAGCGGAGAACATTGCGGTGACAACCATGATTGTCACGATCACGGGATTACTCATTGCGGCGGTAATACCCATGTTGTATGCCACGAACACATGTGTGAATGTACCGACGGCGGCGCTGGAG GACAGTCTTGCACAACGCAAGCTGATTGCAACTGCGGCCATCATGGACATTGTGTAGATGGAACATGCCATTGTGCAGGGAACTAG